A stretch of DNA from Methylomicrobium lacus LW14:
CCGGTCAACACCTTGATCAGCTCGGCCTGCAACTGCCGCGCCCAATAGCCGGCCAACAGATCCATGATCGCGGCGGCCGGATCAGCGCCGGAAAACACGCCGGCTAAATCGTTGACGCCGAAGGCGCGGCCCCGGCCGATCACCGCCGCAATGTCCTGCGCGGCGCCGATATTACCGACGGTCAGCGGCGATGCATCGCTCAGGTTTTCCGCATCCCCGGTCAAATCGTTGAAAAACGGCAGATTGATCGTGCCGCCGCCTTTGGGCAGGCTAATCCCTGGCACGGCGGCGACGATGCCGGACTGAAACAGCGCGGACAGTTCCGCGGTGCGCTGGACGCCGTAGGCGTTCCAGATTGACGGCTTGAGAATATCGGCAATTTTTGTGGCGGACATAAAATCTCCTTAAGGTTATTTGCCGGCTTCGGCTTTGAGCTTGGCCGCCAGCGCGGAATTTTCGCGCTCGATGCGGATCTGTTCGGTCAGGTTGAAATGCTCTTTCGACCACGGGTTCTTGGCGGCGCCGCCGGTCTGTTGCGGCGCGCCCGAGCCGGTGCCGCCCTGGGCCTTGGCCAGAAACGGCTTGTCTTCAAGCAGCTTCTTGACCGCCTCGATCGCCGGCTTGCCGTCGATGGCGACATTGCCGTCTTCGTCGCAGGACGCGCGCGCCGCCAACAGATCGCGGACCACGCCCGGATCGACCGCATCGGTCGAGGCCGACAGCAGCGCGGCGTTGATTTGGGATTGTTCGAAGCGCTGCTTGTAGGTTTGCGCTTCCTTGGTTTTGGCGTCGGCCAGCTCTTGCAGCTTGCCTTGCGCCTTCAGGGTCGCCTCGGTCAGCGACTTGATGTCGTCGTGGCCGGTGGCTTCCTTCAGCTGCCTGGAAAACTCGGCCTGCTGATCGGCCAGGGCTTTTTTGATGGCGGCCTGCACATCGACGGCCGGAGGGTTGTTTGCCGGCGCGGGATTGGTATTCGCCGGAGGGTTTGAAGTTGGATCTGCGTTTGGATCGGCCATCGAAGGCTCCTGTTGCCGGTTAATCGAAAAGTCCGGCACAGGATAAGGGAGGGGGATTTTTAAAACACGGCGGCTCCGATTCCGGGGGCAGAATCAAGGAGCTTTTATTTTCGCGACACTTTCGCTTGGAATGGCGACGAGGAGCGGCATAAATACGAACTACGACACCCGTTAACCGGGCGTTAAATTTTTTAGACGTGGCGTAGGCGCGAATTTTTAAAAACGCGACTCAAATCGCCTAAGAATAGCTCAACGGAAAATTGAGCGAACCGACCTATAACAGCACGCTGGCGATCACCGCCTTCGCCAGGTCCTTGATCACCGAAAACGACAAATCCACGCCCCGCGTTTGCGCGGTCGCCTTGACCTGCCGCCAGATCGAATCGTTTTTGATCTTATCCAAAAACTCATGCCCTTCCCACGTCAAGCGGTTGGCGTGGCAAAACGGCGGACCCAAGGCGTCGCGGCAACCGCCGACGATCAATTGCGCTTCCAGCATCAGGCGCATGTGGTAAGCGACGGTTTCGGCATCCGTGCCGGCCAGCTCGGCCGAATTGAAGGTGCTGTCTTCGGTCGGCAGCGCTTCGACGGCGATTAAAATTTTTCGGATGACGTCCCAGTTACGCTGCATGTTGCGCCTTCGACTTTTCGATCACATTGGCGCACAGCCGCAGAATAAGCACATCGTCGTCCTGCTCGTCCTCGTAACGCGCGGCGGCGAACTCCAAGACGCGGCGATCCGCCTCCGCCAACAGCGCGCGCTGAGCCACCGTCAAGCTGTCGATGTGCGCCCGCAAAAATTCGCGGTGTCCCAAAAAGATATGCGAATCGCCGGCGCCGGGCTCCCAGTATTGCACATCAATCGAATAACTTTTTAAACTGTCCGCCAATGCCTGGCTCGATGTCGTATTCATACACAGTATGTCCCAATCGGGTTTGTATCGATTTAAACGTCTCCGCGTTCGCCTCGTGCTGATAGGCTGTTTTGATCAAGCCGTCATGATTCAAGATCACCGACCAATCGCCGGCGATCAATTCCATTGATGGATGCTTGCCGTTGACCAAATGCAGCCGGGTGGACGCTGCCAAGGCGCCCTTTATTTTGTCGAAATAATCCTGCTCATTGAGCACGTGGCCTTTTTCGATCCGCTTCGCAATGTGTTTGCTGTGGCTCGATGTATTGGTCCACAAATCGACGAGCGCCGGGTTATTGTTCGCTCTTTCCGCCAATTTTTCAACGATATTTTCGATGGTATTTCGGTTCAATAAATCGATCGCGGCAGCCTTGGTCAACAACCCCATGCCGTCCGCCCGCATCAGCCGCTCCATCGGCACCCCGGACGACATGGCTTCCTGCGCCCATTTCGGCAACAACTGCTCCCGCCGCTCCGGCGCAACACCTCGGATAAATTCCGCGTAATTTTGCGAGCCTTTGCGCGGGATCGGGGTCGCGCGCGGGATCAACAAGCACATGCAGTGCGGATGGGCCTTGTGGCGCGGCACGGATTCTTTCGTGAACACGCCCTTGCCCAAGCCCATCTCAATGTTAGCGTAATAATCGCAAATGTCCGGGCGCGGATGGCTGGCGGATAATCGCCATTGGTAGCCGATGATCCCGTCGTTGTTCTGCGTGTCGTCGATCACGGCCCGGTGGCCGGCGGTCGCCATTTCGGTGCGGGCGATGCGCTTTAAATGATAGAGCTGCTTGTCGTAGATCCACCAATGCACCGCCTTGGCGGCCATGTCGGCGTTGCCTTGCTTTACCGCCTCGCGCATTTTATCGAACAAGCGTTCAGCAGCGCGGCGGGTGCCGGCCACTTCAAGCTGATCGATGTGCTTTTTGATGTCGGCGACCGTCGCCGCCCATTGCGTCTTGGCTTTCGGATCATGAATGAGGGTCTGCGCCGACTGCCACAATTCAGTCACCCAGTCTTCGCGGTATTTTTCGACGATCTTGAATTTCTCGCCGCCGGCCGCGCGCTCGATTTGGCGCTGCATGTCGTAAATGGTCTGATTGGCGCTTTTGCCCTGGCGGATCGCATCGCGCAGTACCTGGGTCAAGCCGTCGCGGGTTTCGCGGTCCCGCATGCACCCATGTCAGCGGACTGCCTTGCGGGCGCTTCAATAAAGCCACGACGGCGGCGTGCCAAGGCAGAATGGTAAAATCCTGTTCTCGTTTAAAAGGTGCGTAATGCCCACGATCTTTGTAATTTTTCTGCCACTTGTTATAGGTGCTGAGGGTTAACCTGCATTCATCGCGACGTTTTTCCCAAGCGTTTTCAAACGACCATTTCAAGGTTTTGTTCACCAGCCCTGCCTGATAATCC
This window harbors:
- a CDS encoding DUF2513 domain-containing protein, which translates into the protein MQRNWDVIRKILIAVEALPTEDSTFNSAELAGTDAETVAYHMRLMLEAQLIVGGCRDALGPPFCHANRLTWEGHEFLDKIKNDSIWRQVKATAQTRGVDLSFSVIKDLAKAVIASVLL